A window of Blautia argi genomic DNA:
TGCATAACCACGACCATTTTGCAAAAGTAAAAAGGACAACGGTCTGCCTCTTTTTGTTACACGCTGACGCAGACGCTCTTCTTTTACATATGGACGCCCCATAGCGTCTTCATCAATTTCCAGTTCATATGTGATTGGACGTATAGTATTCTTTTCACGATAATATAATTCAAATTTCACAGGCTCATCAATGCCCTGTGAACGAATCTGCTGAAATCCTCCTCTGTTTTTCGCATCACAGGCAGCCTCAACTCCAATTTCCAGACAATCTGCCAAAAATCCAAAAGCATCTGCCAATGTGCTTTTTCCGTTCCCACTTGGTCCGATAACAGCTGTAATATTCCCTAAAGCTTCCCCTTTCTGGTTGTTTAAGGTTTTTCCCATTACAACATCTTTTAGCGGGCCGAAATTTTTAATTTGTACACCTTCTATCTTTCCCATATACTTATTACCTCCTAATTCCTGTTATCCCACTTAAAAAAAGTATTCCTCCGCCCTTTTTCTTCTTTCTTCAAACTGCGCATAAAAACCCTTTTCCGGTTCATAAGGCGCAAGATAAAAGGTCTTCAATACAAACATACAAGCGTTTTTTACTGCTGCCTCGCTCTCCAGACACTCCAAAATTTTCCCTGTCCTTTTCAGAAAATTGTGCCAGTTAAGTACAAACTTCTCATATTTCTGGATTTCCGGTATTCCCAGCCATTTGCTGATTTTCACCTTTGTCTTCGGATTTTGGGGACATTCCTGTACCTGAAGAAAATACCGGAAGCCCTGTTCCTCATAAATCCGCCCCAGAGGAAACATTCTGCAAAAACCCGGTCGAAAGGCATGGATACTGCATCTTCCCTGCTCATTTAAAAAGGAACACTGCTCCTTCTCTCCCACCATTTTCAGGTTCGGCAAAATCATGCCATCTGCCATATGAAGCTCTACAGCGCTTTGCAAAAGCCCCTCAAAACTGGTTTTTAAGTTTTTACAAAGCTGGTATACATCAAAAGGGTCTAACACAATGGAATTTCCCATGCCCCTGCAGCAATCGGAACAGCCCTTGCAGTCGTTACAACCCGCTTTTACCATATCGCTATGACGGTACAGCCTTCCGTCAGAAATTGCCCCCATATCCAGTTCTCTTAACATAGTTTTCTCCTTTTTCTCTATACACGGTATTTCCAGTAATAAAGTCCCTCGGCTGCCACAATTTTTTCCAGAAGCACCTTTAAGCTTTCACTTTCATGATAAACGGCAATGCTCAAAACGCCCCCGCTGATACTGATAATGGAATCTTCACCGCCCAGCAGAATATCGATTTGTCCACGTTTCTTTAAAATCACCTTTTTCATTAATTTTACAATCATCTCACACCGCTTATCCTTCAGCCACCCCTCTCTCTTGTTTACCAGAGGCTTATATTCCTCCACATAGATTTCAAAAGGAAAATAGCACAGCACCTTCAGCACAATGGCAATGGTTTTATCGCAAAACTCCTGTAAATGCTTATCCTGCAGAAAATACTGCTCTGCCTCCTCATAAAAATCGTCCTCCTCTGTGGAAACCGCTCTTGGCAAAAAATCAATAATCCGGTAATCCTCGCTAAATAAAAGGCTTAGTTTTTCACTTCTGTTCATGCTTATACTCCTCTCATTTCCCTGCTGTCCGCTGTTGCCCCTTCCTTTACAGCCGTCAGTTTTTTATCTGCTCAAGCCCTGCAAAAAACAGCTCATAAAAATCATCTTCTCCTTCAAGCACAGGAGAATTTTCTCCGCCTCCATTGGTGCTTCTTTTCATTTCTGCGTAAAAAGCTTCTCCTGCGTTTATCAGCTCCATTTCATAAATTTCATAACCTGACTCTCTGCATTTTTTACAAAAGGCACTGAGAGGATTTGCCTCCTGACGGGTTTTTAAAAGTTCCTGTCTGAGTTTCTCATCTTTTCCAGCTCTTTGCTGCAGTTCGTCCAACATTTCCGGTATACTTCTCAAGCTCTCAACCTCCCAAACTGTTTTTTCTATTGTATCGCTTTCTGATAAGAATGGCAAACAAATTTTCCGTTCCTACACCTCATACACGGCAAGCTCATGAAGCGCCCTGGTTGCACAGATGTATTCCGCCTGCCGCAAAAGCCCGTTTTTTTCTTTTCTGCCAAGGACAAATACCCGATCAAATTCCAGCCCCTTTGCCAGATAAAAAGTGGTAACTGTAATTCCCCGCTGAAACGCCGAACTGTTGCGGTCAATGTAAGAAACCTCCCCCAGCCTTTCCTTTAAATACCCATAAGCCTCCAGAGCCTCCTGCTCTGTCATGGTAAGGACTGCTGTGGTTTCATAATCGCTGCCCTTCTGAAGCTGCAAAAGAATTTCTTCAAGTACCTCCTGCTGATTGGCAAAGATCTTTTGTTCTACTGCTTTTCCATGGCGTTCTAAAAGCTCCATATCCGTAAGCCCTGCTATTTGATTGGCATAATTTGCAATTTCTACGGTGTTTCGATAGCTTTTCTTCATAAGGATTATCCGAGTCTGTTTTCCCAGAATTCCGGGAAGAAATTGCAATACATCCTGCTGTTCTTCCTCCATGGTCTGGGCACAGTCCCCCAAAATCGTCATTTTACATGGGAAAAGCTCTGCCAGTATGGTATACTGCAAAAAGGAATAATCCTGCATTTCATCAATAACCAGATGTTTGATGTTTTTTTGTCCCTTTTTTCCCAAGAGCCGGTATTTCAGATACAGCATGGGATACACATCTTCATATCTTAAAGTCCGCTTTTCATAGGAAACAGCAGGCAAAGGCTTCCAACCGGCTTCCTCTAAAAGCTGATTATACAGCACATACACATCTCTGGTTGCATACATACCCATAAATTCCCTGGTAAGCCCCTCTTCTTCCTCCTCCGTCAATTTACGGTTATACAGGGTTTCATATTCATCGGTAAAATACTCCTGAATTGCTTCCATGCGGGCCAACAGTGGAATTTCCTGAAATTTAAAGTAAAAAAGTTTCACCAACTCTGCTTCTGTCTTCACAATACCCTTAAAAGAAACCTCATGAAACTCCATCAAACTGTCCTCCAGATTTGCCAGGAACATTTCTGCAATCCCCAGAAATTCTTCCGACTGCTTTTGGTGTAAACGCTCTGTTTCTTCCGGTAAAGGGCACAAAAGTTCCCGTTCTATCTGGTCATAGCGGTCTTCACAGTCTGTCACAATTTCCCGAAGTTCCCGGTATGCAAACAGATCAAAACTCATTTCCTGTATGTTTTCTTCCCCAAGCTCAGGCAGAATATGCGAAATATAATCAGAAAATACACTGTTGGGAGAAAGAATCAAAATATTGGAAGATTTCATGTTTTTCCGGTCATGATACAAAAGATAGGCAATCCGGTGAAGGGCTATAGAAGTTTTACCGCTGCCTGCTGCTCCCTGAATCACCAGGATTTTATCCTTTGTGTTACGGATAATGGCATTTTGCTCTTTCTGTATGGTGCGTACAATATTTTTCAGCTGGATATCTCCATTTCCGCCCAGCTCTGCTTTTAAAATTTCGTCATCAATCTTCATATCGCTTTCAAATTCATACAGCATTTTCCCCTGGCGGATCTTATACTGCCATTTGGAAT
This region includes:
- a CDS encoding YkgJ family cysteine cluster protein, with amino-acid sequence MLRELDMGAISDGRLYRHSDMVKAGCNDCKGCSDCCRGMGNSIVLDPFDVYQLCKNLKTSFEGLLQSAVELHMADGMILPNLKMVGEKEQCSFLNEQGRCSIHAFRPGFCRMFPLGRIYEEQGFRYFLQVQECPQNPKTKVKISKWLGIPEIQKYEKFVLNWHNFLKRTGKILECLESEAAVKNACMFVLKTFYLAPYEPEKGFYAQFEERRKRAEEYFF
- a CDS encoding HelD family protein, giving the protein MSEGKRYLSFVTEKLKERIREVSQSISQGEQEIQGMHEYYWENYTEMDQYGYENFDNQQALLGQVNANQEQRMLRHRLEKMLDAPFFGRVDFCYDGEEEAESFYIGIGNFSQKTGQVPYIYDWRAPVSSLFYDFDKGEASYEAPAGTLTGEIHSKWQYKIRQGKMLYEFESDMKIDDEILKAELGGNGDIQLKNIVRTIQKEQNAIIRNTKDKILVIQGAAGSGKTSIALHRIAYLLYHDRKNMKSSNILILSPNSVFSDYISHILPELGEENIQEMSFDLFAYRELREIVTDCEDRYDQIERELLCPLPEETERLHQKQSEEFLGIAEMFLANLEDSLMEFHEVSFKGIVKTEAELVKLFYFKFQEIPLLARMEAIQEYFTDEYETLYNRKLTEEEEEGLTREFMGMYATRDVYVLYNQLLEEAGWKPLPAVSYEKRTLRYEDVYPMLYLKYRLLGKKGQKNIKHLVIDEMQDYSFLQYTILAELFPCKMTILGDCAQTMEEEQQDVLQFLPGILGKQTRIILMKKSYRNTVEIANYANQIAGLTDMELLERHGKAVEQKIFANQQEVLEEILLQLQKGSDYETTAVLTMTEQEALEAYGYLKERLGEVSYIDRNSSAFQRGITVTTFYLAKGLEFDRVFVLGRKEKNGLLRQAEYICATRALHELAVYEV